The following coding sequences are from one Asterias amurensis chromosome 8, ASM3211899v1 window:
- the LOC139940358 gene encoding uncharacterized protein yields MDDATDAADVVSDSLPGSEEGELDIDLDIEGRLGDSIKKEQQQQIEEPESPEANKTSQVGNGDSATSPQKNLTGYQCKLCTVLLSSQGALDEHMNIHSGSRPYKCRECNFSCSLHNTLIQHLAVHSHPRADMNSQSWAEQHALYNNHTDRHSEHVPLPPRMPLPENHTPTLPFSAAVEQALMPSGLPSFPDQSKVFQCKLCTHISPTKTHLNEHMNVHTGKKPYKCLVCGFSSAFRSSLMRHLIVHTGTSKQFKCDSCHYQTPYKCNLQAHRRKRHNSNSIDNIDMNYPPISSSNQPPLEDSPPLQSHSKLFPSEEQARYLMQSELTNSTHSTHPSHENSGNRRHSLSPDDHDSSASNDTHDSARINNSQVSLSKANDFNRYNSEGSVVPQSPEPPVLEKNTLVGEAETNERPKSGEGLDYSSPTMTNNIQDMMANTSQSAISILSNSVSSASSALGTVGNFVSSMSTNMVTSIPSTSPQHPLSEISVITPLQWAGAGFPIYRRKKEGGARKRKRTPIPKRNYLISPNGEDVNNSWADMRPEISEYVRSGGESQARQYCQVTQAYSLKTEEPLPYAMKPNSVNGVDLSVGPRDVIYPDMDPISNSSVSPSSQNADEQSEERNHVPQHLPVMLEPPSHSSLGFNQASQATQTDVQTGNSSGKLDGQSQTDQATVDPSSVPSNLLKCPHCETYFADHVIFTLHMSCHGSRHPFQCSICGYVCRDKIEFTCHITRSQHMR; encoded by the coding sequence ATGGATGACGCAACGGATGCAGCTGATGTAGTCAGTGATAGTCTGCCGGGCAGCGAAGAAGGTGAGCTGGACATCGATCTGGACATCGAGGGCAGACTGGGCGACTCCATCAAGAAGGAGCAGCAACAACAGATTGAAGAGCCAGAAAGCCCTGAAGCCAACAAAACTTCACAAGTGGGCAACGGGGACTCGGCCACGTCCCCGCAGAAGAACCTAACTGGCTACCAGTGCAAACTCTGCACCGTCTTACTGTCATCTCAGGGTGCTCTTGATGAGCACATGAACATTCACAGTGGCTCACGGCCGTACAAGTGTCGTGAGTGTAACTTCAGCTGCTCTCTTCACAACACACTGATTCAACACCTGGCCGTTCACAGCCACCCGAGGGCTGATATGAACAGCCAATCCTGGGCAGAACAACACGCTCTGTACAACAACCACACGGACAGGCACTCGGAACATGTACCTTTGCCTCCTCGAATGCCACTCCCTGAAAACCACACCCCAACGTTACCCTTCTCTGCGGCTGTAGAGCAAGCCCTCATGCCTTCGGGACTTCCTAGCTTTCCAGATCAGAGCAAGGTGTTCCAATGTAAGCTTTGCACGCATATATCTCCTACAAAGACCCATCTGAATGAACACATGAACGTTCATACCGGAAAGAAGCCCTACAAATGCTTGGTGTGCGGCTTTAGCAGTGCCTTTCGCAGTAGTCTTATGCGCCACCTCATCGTCCATACGGGAACAAGCAAACAGTTTAAATGCGATTCCTGCCACTACCAGACCCCGTACAAGTGTAACCTTCAGGCCCACAGACGTAAGCGTCACAACTCCAATTCCATTGACAACATTGACATGAACTACCCTCCCATTTCCTCCTCTAACCAGCCCCCACTGGAGGACAGCCCCCCGTTGCAATCTCACAGTAAACTGTTCCCTTCCGAGGAACAGGCTCGTTACCTCATGCAGTCGGAGCTGACCAACTCAACCCACTCAACTCATCCTTCTCACGAAAACTCAGGAAACAGAAGGCACTCTCTCTCGCCAGATGACCATGATTCTTCAGCCTCTAATGACACTCATGACTCTGCAAGAATCAATAACTCTCAGGTGTCCTTGTCAAAGGCTAACGATTTTAACAGGTATAACTCAGAGGGGTCAGTTGTACCTCAGTCCCCAGAGCCTCCAGTGCTGGAGAAGAACACACTGGTAGGAGAGGCTGAGACTAATGAGCGGCCAAAATCAGGAGAAGGGTTGGATTACTCCAGCCCTACCATGACCAATAATATACAGGACATGATGGCCAATACATCTCAAAGTGCTATTTCCATCCTCTCCAACTCTGTATCCTCGGCCTCTTCAGCTCTAGGAACCGTTGGGAACTTTGTGAGCAGTATGAGCACCAACATGGTCACCAGCATTCCCAGCACCTCCCCACAACATCCTCTCAGTGAAATCTCAGTCATAACCCCTCTACAGTGGGCTGGTGCTGGCTTCCCCATCTACAGACGAAAGAAGGAAGGAGGGGCCCGCAAACGAAAGCGTACTCCTATTCCCAAGCGCAACTACCTCATATCACCGAATGGTGAAGATGTGAACAACTCGTGGGCGGATATGAGACCTGAGATCTCAGAGTATGTTCGCTCTGGTGGTGAATCTCAAGCCAGGCAATACTGCCAGGTTACTCAGGCTTACAGCTTAAAGACAGAGGAGCCTCTGCCTTATGCAATGAAACCCAACAGTGTGAATGGCGTGGATCTCTCCGTGGGACCCCGAGATGTGATCTACCCAGACATGGATCCCATTAGCAACAGCTCGGTGTCTCCAAGCAGCCAGAATGCTGATGAGCAGTCGGAGGAGCGTAACCACGTACCTCAGCACCTGCCAGTCATGTTGGAGCCACCGTCCCATAGTAGCCTAGGCTTCAACCAAGCCAGCCAGGCCACCCAGACCGACGTGCAGACGGGTAATTCTTCAGGTAAGTTAGACGGGCAGTCTCAGACGGATCAGGCGACAGTGGATCCCTCTTCTGTTCCTAGTAACCTCCTTAAGTGCCCACACTGTGAGACCTACTTTGCCGACCATGTTATCTTCACTCTGCACATGAGTTGCCATGGTAGCAGGCATCCATTTCAGTGTAGCATATGCGGGTATGTTTGTAGGGATAAGATTGAATTCACCTGTCACATAACTCGCAGTCAACACATGAGATGA